Proteins from one Tenrec ecaudatus isolate mTenEca1 chromosome 8, mTenEca1.hap1, whole genome shotgun sequence genomic window:
- the SST gene encoding somatostatin: MLSCRLQCALAALAIVLALGGVTGAPSDPRLRQFLQKSLAAAAGKQELAKYFLAELLSEPNQTENDALEPEDLPPAAEQDDLRLDLQRSANSNPAMAPRERKAGCKNFFWKTFTSC; this comes from the exons ATGCTCTCCTGCCGCCTCCAGTGCGCGCTGGCCGCGCTCGCCATCGTGCTAGCCCTGGGCGGTGTCACCGGGGCGCCCTCGGACCCCCGACTCCGCCAGTTTCTGCAGAAATCCCTGGCTGCGGCTGCGGGGAAACAG GAGCTGGCCAAGTATTTCTTGGCAGAGCTGCTGTCCGAACCCAACCAGACGGAGAATGATGCCCTGGAGCCGGAAGATCTGCCCCCAGCTGCGGAGCAGGATGACCTGCGGCTGGATCTGCAGAGGTCTGCTAACTCAAACCCTGCCATGGCCCCCCGAGAACGCAAAGCCGGCTGCAAGAACTTCTTCTGGAAGACGTTCACGTCCTGTTAG